Sequence from the Suncus etruscus isolate mSunEtr1 chromosome 1, mSunEtr1.pri.cur, whole genome shotgun sequence genome:
gttttggggctacatctgacaGCCCTCATgtgcctacttctggctctgtgctcagaaattactcctggcaggctctggggaccccctatggtatgctggggatcaaacctgggccagttgCATGTGAAGCAAGCACTTTATTCACTCttactccagccccccccccaaaaaaaaattgagaaataccttgtagtaatttctcttattttggggggtgggttgtgttcaggagtcactcctggaagtacttaggAGACCCTCTGGGCTtcccaggaatcaaaactggagTTGAATAGGTGCAAGTCAAGTGTTTTCCCCTCGGACTATCTTTCCAGTAAGCTCAGAGAAATTGAGGGATGCAGGGGGTACACCCAACGGCTGGGTTTTGACTGGGGGAAGTGCCGAGAACAGCCTGCTCTGGCCATCTATTGCCTAGCTGAGGCTCGTGGCATTGGTGACATAGAAGGGGCGGATCAAACACGTGTGAACCGCATGAGACGCCCCCAGTAGGCAGGGGAAGGCAGTGCCCGAGGGGTTTAGGGATGGGGACCCTCTGGCCCTGAGCACTGGAGATGTGAACCACGAGGTCTGGCCCACACAGCATCAGGGCTTTGTTGTCAAAGGCAATGTCCGGCCCGCCTGCGGTCGGGGAACTGAGAGCGGAGAGCTGGGACCTCGTTGGTGGAGCAGGAGAAAACCGTTAATTCTGGCATCTGTCCCTGCTGGGCAAAAAATAGAGAGTCCACTGGAGGTTCTTCGACTGGAATAGGAAAACTGGGGGTGTAGGGGCGTCTGGAAGTACTGGGGATTTCGGTTTAATAGCGGTAGTAGCGGCTAATCTCCAGGTGGTCTGTGTGGTCTGATGGAGAACCCCCAGCGGCCTCGGTGTACAGCGGGGGCTGGTAGGTGTCCTGGGTGAGGTTGATGCCATGGTGCTGGGCCAGCAGGCTGAGCCGGCACCGTGTGGAACTCCAAGGCCTGCAGTATCTTGGCCCGGAACAGTGCCTGGTGGGGGCACATAGAGCGCCAGGCCTCGCTGCAGCTGGTAGGAGCTCTGGGGCTGCATCATGGGGAAGCGGACCTGGCCCAGCAGCTCTGCCATCTCCTGGGCCCGGGGGTGTCTGGGCCCTGGCTCAGGCGTCCAGCGCCTGCAGCAGGGTCAGCTCACTGGGCACAAACCAGCTCGCTCCTGGCCCAGCAGGGCCCGCTGCAGCATGGCTGGCACTCGAGGCACGCCTCGGCCTCTATCAGGGCCTGGAAGTTCCAGGCCAGGAAGCGCACGCAGACGCCCTCCAGCACGGGGTCCTGTGAGTCCAGGGCGTAACGCATAGAGGTCCTAGGGGTGTCTGGAAAGAGGGCGTCTGCGGTAGCATGATGCCAAAGAGGCTCCCGCAGTAGGCCTGCAAGCCGGGGTGCCTGGTAGGCTGATGCCAGCTTGTGGAAGCACATCAAGGAAGTCAGGGTCACTTCCAGTCTGCCGGGAGTACAGGTACCTATGGAGAGTTGGGGTGTCTGAGTCCTGCTGGCCTCCTTTCCCACAGATAGTTGGGGGCGCCGGTATGCTTCTCTACCATCTCTGTTCCATCTTCCTCAGCCCTAGCTGTGGGCAAAGCTTCATTCCCAGACAGCATGGGCTCGGTGCCTCTGTCCTTACCTGCCCACGGGGTCACTACGTCCTCGTGAGGGGCTCGATTTCAGTGGGGAACTCCCTGGTCCCCAGCAAGTGTCCCGTGCCCCCCATAGCAGGGGCACTGAGCCAGTCGCTTCCTACCAGTGCGAGTCCTGCCCAGACTGACCCCTTAAATGCCCTTCAAGGTCGCCAGGGGGCGCAGGCGAGGGCAGGAGGGCCCCAGCGAGGCTTCTTCCAAAGGCCCCTGGGAAATTCTTTCCCCACCCAGGCCACTGGAAGCATCGGGGTGGGCTACAGGGGCCTGTGATCCCCAGACCCTGTCTGTCAGTAGGGAAAGGATGAAGGAAAAGAACCAAGAGCCAGAAGACGCAGCCATGGGGCCTCAGACCCCAGCTGTGAGTGACACCCCAGGGGGAAGCCTGGAATAGCCTGAGGTCTGGAGGGGCTGAGGGTAGGGGAGATCAGGGCAGGGCACAGCACCCCCTAGACTTTGCAGGAGGCAGTGGGGCAAGGAGGGGAGGGACTCCTCAAATGTGTCATAGCCTGAGGCCATGGCTTGGCAGGGGTGGGGATgaaccagcccccccccccaggcctttTCAGACCCAGGGATGCCCCTGCAGGCTATGGAGAGGCAGGATCTGAGCTCAGGAGGGCAGAGCCCTGAGCTTTCCTGTGCCCCCCAGAAAAGGCTGGACAGGCcatgtggggggctggagagagcaggtGCCCGTGGGGCAGGGGACCTCAGGGTTAGTCCCTCGGGGCTCATATGCAGAGCTACACCCACCAACCTGCTCCCTGCAGCCCTTCCTGAACCAGGCCCTTGTTTTTGGTGCTGTGAGGGCTTGTCCGTCTCTCTGACATGCTGTCAGCCTGAATGCAAGGAGGAGCGTTGTTGGTGATGCATGAGGGGACATTATGTGGGGGATCACTGAACCTAGAGGGTGCATGTGCATCAGTGGGGCAAGATGTGAGTGGGGGTCATGGCTCTGTGCATATGTGTGCAGGACTGTGGGGAGCTTGTGAGTAGAAAGTGTGAGCTTATACCCAGTGTACAAGGGAGTGTGAGTACCTGATTCCATAGGTTTGTGTGCAACAGGGGTATATCTCTGAATGAGGCTGCGTGTGACATGTGCGTCCATAAAGGTGTGTCCATCTGGGTGTATGTGAGGGTATGCGCacaaggtgtgtgtgtgaggcGCGTGTGCACAAggttatgtgtgtatgtgaggaTGACGTTCACTGAGGACGTGTGAGGATGTATTTGGGCTCTGTGTAGGGTGAGGGTATCTGAAAGAGAGTGTCTGGGGCATGCACAAAGATGTCTGCGCACACAGGAGTGGCAGAGCCCAGCCAGAGCTCACCTGATGAAAGTCTCTTGACGACAGGCAGGCACTCATCGTCCACCTTCAGGGTGAGACCATCGCTGTCATTCTGGCTCAGCAGCACCTGGGCTCAGGTGTTGGTGGCCAGGACCAGCCTGTGGGCGCAGAAGCTCAGCTCTTTCTGCCCAGCAGCCGTTTCCACACGAATGGGCAGGTCACAATCCTTTCTCGCTGTCGAAAAGCTGCCCCCAGAATATCTAGGCAGCTCGTTGGACAGGTCAAGGTTGCGTTTGCAGCTGGTTTCTACACAGGGGAAGTGGGGCACACATGTGAGTAAGGCGACACATGTGAGAGAAGGGCACTGTCCAAGTTGtaccccccccatttttttgtttttgtttttgttttttttggtttttgggccacacccagcaagcgCGCagggggcttactcctagttctatgctcagaaattgttctcccccagcaggctcagtggccatatgggatgttggggatcaaacccaggtctgtctcaggtcagccatgtcaGATTAGTGCTCCCCATGGAACCAGCACCTACCTGGTGGAGACTCAGGGTGCCTGGCTTCCAAGGCCAAGACTGGTCCACCTGTCCTTTAGCAGCCCATTTCCTTTCTGCAAACAGGCCTCCTTGCCTCTTGGTCCCAGCCTTGaccccttctttccctttctgccATCAACACACAGACATCAATGTTGACAATTTAAGCCAGAATGGATGAACCCATTGCTTCCTGAACCCCAAACTTTATGGTTTTCGGGGGGAGAAGGGACACTCCAGTAGCGGTACTTAGGGCTTGCTCCggtctctgctctcaggaattactcctgggtggtaggttgggggaaccatatgggggagtggggactgaacccaggtcaaatgCTCTCCCCATATGCTAACTCCCCAGCCCCTGATCCCCAACTTTTGGCATCCCCAACAGTCCTTCTTTCTGTGATCACCACAGTGTCCAGCCCCGTCTTCGCCCACCATGGCCTAGCGAGggtcctctggctcctccccagTGTCACTCCATTTTGTGTGAACACACCCTGACTTCCCGGGTCTCCAGCACCCAGGATCCTGTGCAAGCCGGGCAGGGCGTGTGACAGCTGGTGGCTTTGGCTTTGAGCCGGGCTCAAGGGGGTTCAGGGATTGGAGGGGGACAGGCCAGGGAGCCTTGGGAGGAGGCTGGGCCAGGCTGCTGCAGCCAGGCCTGCCCTCCGACCATCATCAGGACGCCCCGAGCACCGAGGGGGAGCCCCGACTGGGGGCTCTGCTCGGCTAGTTTGCAGGCGGCGCCCCAGCCTGGCAGGCCGGACCTGGTGACGACAGGAGGGACACCAGCAGTGGGCAGAGATGCTGCGGCCCGCGGGAGCCAGCGCGGGGGGCGGGACCAGACGAGGCGGCAGCTCGGGAATGGCGGAAGCTCACGCTGGGGGCGGGGACGTGCCTCGATATTGGCGCGGGTTCAAGGTTTGCGGCGCTCAGGATTGGCGCAGGCCCGCGCCGGGGGCGGGACTCACGGTTGGCGCCAGACCGCGCCGGCGTCCTTCTCGTGAGTGCAGCTCACCCAGCACCCGTCCTCAGGGCCTTGCAGCTGGCCAGCGTGTCCTCGGTCACCGAGCACCTCCAAGCCCGTCCAGCACGACGGGGCCGCGTCCTGTGGCACAGGCCCGGAGGGCACGCCtgagctcacacacacacaacacacacacacacacacacacacacacacacacacacacacacacacacacacaccaccaccacccctaagTCCGGCCAggacacacaacacacaccacacacacaccacacaaaccCCCTTAAGTCAGgctcaggacacacacacacacacacacacacacccctaagtcaggccaggacacacacacacacacacatacacccctaAGTCAGGCCAGGGCCGCGTCCTGTCAggccaggacacacacacacacacacacacctaagtCAGGCCAGGGCCGCGTCCTGTCAggccaggacacacacacacacacacacacacacacacacatacccctaAGTCAGGCCAGGGCTGCGTCCTGTCACAGCCCGGAGGGCACGCCtgagctcacacacacacacacacacacacacaccccacacaaatacacacacgcacacacgcacacccTAAGTCAGGCCAGGCCAGGTCACCTGAGCTCCTCTggttccctacacacacacacacacacacacacacacacacacacacacaccctaagtCAGGCCAGGCCAGGTCGCTGCACTGCTTGCCCGGTTTGCAACACAtcagacaacacacacacacacacacactaagccATGCGCTGCTTGCCCAGTTTGCAGACATCAggccatgcacacacacacacacacacacacacacacacacacacacacacacacacacaccccctaaGCCAAGGCCAGGCCAGGTTACCTGCGATGCTTGCCCAGGTGACTAGTTGGGGTGCCCCACACTCCACTCCTCAGTCTTGAGGACTTGCATAGGCCTACCCCGACATTATTCCCTTTAGCTGTGGTGCTCTTGGCTCACAGAGTACTACCAGGGTGGGCTCTCCTGGGGGTAGTGCCCATGGGGGTCCTCAAGGCCAAAGCCCCTCTCTGCGGTTGCCTACAAGGCTCGGTCTCTTGCAGATCCTGATCCAGGTAGCAGGAGCGCCGGCATCAGGGAGCTCCTGCGTCTAAGACGGACAGCCACCAG
This genomic interval carries:
- the LGALS3BP gene encoding LOW QUALITY PROTEIN: galectin-3-binding protein (The sequence of the model RefSeq protein was modified relative to this genomic sequence to represent the inferred CDS: inserted 1 base in 1 codon; deleted 8 bases in 6 codons; substituted 1 base at 1 genomic stop codon) is translated as MWNNNASPQPPQHRQSRDLTFSFGTSCLYFWGSLDLLPKVCREGDMRLVGGTTPVRGRVEIFYGGRWGTVCDNQWDVNDASVVCRALGFPSAIQAPPRATFGPGEPTLDAAPSCWTGLEVLGDRGHAGQLQGPEDGCWVSCTHEKDAGAVWRQPVSFRHSRAAASSGPAPRAGSRGPQHLCPLLVSLLSSPETSCKRNLDLSNELPRYSGGSFSTARKDCDLPIRVETAAGQKELSFCAHRLEASRTQTPQLSIGTCTPGRLEVTLTSLMCFHKLASAYQAPRLQAYCGSLFGIMLPQTPSFQTPLTSMRYALDSQDPVLEGVCVRFLAWNFQALIEAEAXPRVPAMLQRALLGQERAGLCPVSXPCCRRWTPEPGPRHPRAQEMAELLGQVRFPMMQPQSSYQLQRGLALYCPHQALFRAKILQALEFHTVPAQLLAQHHGINLTQDTYQPPLYTEAAGGSPSDHTDHLEISRYYQRFSPAPPTRSQLSALSSPTAGGPDIAFDNKALMLCGPDLVVHISSAQGQRVPIPNPSGTAFPCLLGASHAVHTCLIRPFYVTNATSLS